GAACTACATGTGCACCGAGTGTGGCTATGTGACAAAGTGGAAGCACTACCTGAACGTTCACATGCGGAAGCACACGGGAGATCTGAGGTACTGAGAgacccccttccccttcccctggctTGTTTCCTGTATCAGGAAGTAATCTGTATGCAGAGCTGAGGCCTTTCTCTTTCCACGGCCTTGACCCACTCTTGTTTTGTGTGCAACCAGGTATCAGTGTAACCAGTGTTCCTACCGCTGCCACCGGGCCGACCAGCTGAGCAGCCACAAGCTGCGCCACCAGGGCAAGTCCTTGATCTGCGAGGTGTGTGGCTTTGCTTGCAAGCGCAAGTATGAGCTGCAGAAGCACATGCAGGCAAAACACTCCCAGAACTACCAGTCCCCCGTCTTCCAGTGTCAGTACTGCAGCTACCAGACCAAATACAAGCAAGCCCTGCTCAACCATGAGAACTGCAAGCACACCAAGCAGAGGGAGTTCCGTTGTGCCCTGTGCCCTTACCGCACCTTCAGCAATACCAGCCTTTTCTTCCACAAGCGCAAGGTCCACGGCTATGTGCCCGGTGACAAGGGCTGGCAGGAGAACTATGCCAGCAAGGAGCTGGAGGTCACCTCAACGGAGGTGCTGCTCAGTTACAACCTGGCCATGACCCTCCATGCTGAGcccagcccctccctccccaggagGCATGACAAAACCAAGGCCCTTGTTTCAGAGGTCCAGGAGGAGGATGGTCCCCAGGAGACTTTCATCATGTCTCTCTTTGGGAGTGAAGGCAATGCTGTGACCGGGAGAGAGGAAGTGGTGGGAGAGCAAGACCATAGTAAGACAGATGCAGCCCCTTCAGAGGAACTCTCAACCAAAGCCTTTCCGAAGGGCTCAGGGGAATCGGGCAGTATTGGGAAGCCCCTTCCGACTTGCACACTGCATCTGGAGACCCTGTGCAGCTCTGACCCAGAGCAGCTGGTTGAGGAGATGCCCGCAGCAATGCCAGACAGTGGGGCGGCCCAGAATTGTAAGGAAGTGGAATCGGCCTATGAAGCATTAGGTTCCAAGGACTCCCTTCTCCTGGAGGACAGCGAATCTGCTCTCGACGACATCCCTGACtttgaggaggaggcagaggtccATGAGAATAGAGAGATGGAACTGGAGAAAGGTGCTGGGTCAAGGACTGTTGAAGAGAGCAAAAAAGATGTTCAGCAGGATCTGGGGGACAGTAAGGGTGATGGGCGAGACTCTGAACTTCAGCAGGCACCACCCAGCCCTGAGCAGGGATTGGGGTGCAAAGAACCCAGTATACAGGAAGCTTGGCCAAAGGGGTCAAAGCAAGATTCTCTTCGACCTGTTACTGGCCACGAGACTCTCCTTGCCCCAGAAGATATGCTTCCTCCCTCTGAAGAAGGCTCCGATTCAGAATCTGTGCTGAAAGCTCTAAGGAGGCAGGACAAGGAGCAAGCGGAAACCCTGGTCCTGGAAGGCAGGGTGCAGATGTTGGTGGTTCAGTCCGAGAGCCGCGTCTTCAAGTGCGAGAAATGCTCTTACATCACCAGGAAGGAGAAGTCAATGCTGGTGCACTGCAAAGCTGGCTGTCAGGGCAGGAAATGCCCCTTGGTGTGCCAGGAGTGTGGGGCCATTTTCAAGCAGCAGAGAGGCCTGAATACCCACCTCCTTAAGAAATGTCCGGCCCTCGTGAAGAAGACTGGCGGGAAAGCAGCCTGCTTAGACCAGCCTGCTGCAGTACAGCCCAATGGCAAGAGCCTGGAAATAGTGGAGGCTAAGAAGAATGGGACAGGAGCCCCGGACGAGGAGGTGAGCAAGCTTCAAAAGGCTTCCTGGGAAGCAGAACTGAGGCCTGTGAATGCTGAGTCTACAGCCGCTGTCCTTCCCAACACACAGTCCTTGGCCATCAGTTTGCAAGAGAAGCCATCTCAGGATGTCCCTGAAACCATGGTAGAAGAACAGTTGCCAGGAGCTACCGCTGACACAGCTAGCTATCCCTTGGAGAAATACTATGTGGAGCAGAGCAAGTTCCACTGCAAAGCCTGCTCTTTTGCCTGTTCGCGGGTGTCCACCATCCGCTCCCACGTAGAGGACAGCTGCCGTGGCTCAGAGCAGTTCTGCTGCCCGTTGTGCTCTAAGCCGTTCCGTTCTAAGAGGGCCGTTAAGATCCACCAGTTGGAGGGGCACGTTGAAGCTCATCCCACCCGGCTGCTGGAAAGGACCAAGCGCACAGCGGACTCAGAGGGCGGAGATCAGCAAGCAAATGGACAAATCATCTGCAAGGAGATGGGTCAGGCCAGTGAGCCAGTGGGAGCAAGCTCTCCGCGCCCTGTGGCTGCACACAAGAAGCGGCACTTCTCCTGCCCCTCCTGCCCCTTCACGTGCCACCAGGAGCGTGCCCTGAAGACCCACAAGAAGCGGGGCTGCCTGAAGCTGGGCGAGTTCCGCTGCACGCTGTGCCCCTTCACCTCCAAGGCCGCGGCAGCGCTCCGACTGCACCGCAAACTCCACCGCAAGTACTACAGCAGCCGGCCGCAGCTGGCCTGCCGCCAGTGCGACTTCACCTGCAAGCAGGTGCGCTGTCTGCGCCAGCACGTGCGCATCAAGCACGAGGGGGAGAAGCCCCACAAGTGCCCTTACTGCGAGTTCAGCACTACCCGGCGCTACCGGCTGGATGCCCACCAGTCCTTGCACACGGGCGTGGGCCGCATCGCCTGCCCCACCTGCGGCCAGACTTTCGGCACCAACTCCAAGCTGCGCATCCACCGCCTGCGGGTCCACGAGAAGAAGCCCACCCACTTCTGCCCGCTCTGCGACTACAGCGGCTACATCCAGAACGACATCACCCGCCACGTCAACAGCTGCCACCAGGGGGAGCTGAACTTTGCCTGCGCCCACTGCCAAGCCCGCTTCAGCTCTGAGACGGCCCTCAAGCAGCATGCCCTGCGCCAGCATGAGGAGAAGGTCTCCTACGCCTGCCCTCGCTGCGCCTTCGTCTGCCACAGCGAGGCCACCCTCAAGTGCCACGTCCAGAAGCAGCACCCACACCTGGAGTGCGCCACCTGCAAGGCCACGCTGGCCACCCGCGAGGAGCTGGAGGAGCACAAGAAGCTG
The Podarcis muralis chromosome 1, rPodMur119.hap1.1, whole genome shotgun sequence DNA segment above includes these coding regions:
- the ZNF142 gene encoding zinc finger protein 142 isoform X2, translated to MTMSTGAVTTEPVGGDKMNTLCQEILLPGSTDAGNENSHGISSENLVVGQSLLLTEASVVGTETAGVEIFVEAVTSSMSLSNPGSTTEVLVKVVELYFCERCGQSFSDPGLLSQHQCIELTRGQLASIPQLQELPLGLTSQSLAVSGEQSAVHEAQAQGLLDRSRQDPEFCTDPLLCPVCQVEFALPTELKEHFRDHQKPTGPQVCFEEGCHFSSEDRKQLRGHLRHVHQVCPVTCTYRGCSLLFRSREDMDLHRRSHFPFHCRRCDFISGNTKQFGQHRHSHLQEATQQDVEAALETGAVAESTEHSFTAIVGKRLAHHLLLTSEGAVEDSKYLFKTHMCPECKRCFKKRTHLVEHLHLHFPDPRLQCPNCQKFFTSKSKLKIHMMRENGEKAHRCPLCHYSSVEKNALNRHMASMHEDISNFYSDVYSCPVCKETFKLSHALKEHLKTHKAEPKQLSCFQADCSYCTEDRKDFLRHVREAHYIKAVECKYYACSLLFPTAEVMEVHRKTHYAFHCQQCDFICSNKHVFRKHKKQGHPGSEQLQCSFCPFATFNSVEFHDHVGKMHASEKIHKCTECNFATAHKRVLIRHMLLHTGEKPHKCQLCDFTCRDVSYLSKHMLTHSDDKNYMCTECGYVTKWKHYLNVHMRKHTGDLRYQCNQCSYRCHRADQLSSHKLRHQGKSLICEVCGFACKRKYELQKHMQAKHSQNYQSPVFQCQYCSYQTKYKQALLNHENCKHTKQREFRCALCPYRTFSNTSLFFHKRKVHGYVPGDKGWQENYASKELEVTSTEVLLSYNLAMTLHAEPSPSLPRRHDKTKALVSEVQEEDGPQETFIMSLFGSEGNAVTGREEVVGEQDHSKTDAAPSEELSTKAFPKGSGESGSIGKPLPTCTLHLETLCSSDPEQLVEEMPAAMPDSGAAQNCKEVESAYEALGSKDSLLLEDSESALDDIPDFEEEAEVHENREMELEKGAGSRTVEESKKDVQQDLGDSKGDGRDSELQQAPPSPEQGLGCKEPSIQEAWPKGSKQDSLRPVTGHETLLAPEDMLPPSEEGSDSESVLKALRRQDKEQAETLVLEGRVQMLVVQSESRVFKCEKCSYITRKEKSMLVHCKAGCQGRKCPLVCQECGAIFKQQRGLNTHLLKKCPALVKKTGGKAACLDQPAAVQPNGKSLEIVEAKKNGTGAPDEEVSKLQKASWEAELRPVNAESTAAVLPNTQSLAISLQEKPSQDVPETMVEEQLPGATADTASYPLEKYYVEQSKFHCKACSFACSRVSTIRSHVEDSCRGSEQFCCPLCSKPFRSKRAVKIHQLEGHVEAHPTRLLERTKRTADSEGGDQQANGQIICKEMGQASEPVGASSPRPVAAHKKRHFSCPSCPFTCHQERALKTHKKRGCLKLGEFRCTLCPFTSKAAAALRLHRKLHRKYYSSRPQLACRQCDFTCKQVRCLRQHVRIKHEGEKPHKCPYCEFSTTRRYRLDAHQSLHTGVGRIACPTCGQTFGTNSKLRIHRLRVHEKKPTHFCPLCDYSGYIQNDITRHVNSCHQGELNFACAHCQARFSSETALKQHALRQHEEKVSYACPRCAFVCHSEATLKCHVQKQHPHLECATCKATLATREELEEHKKLHFSHRCDICSYAAKERQQLVSHYLEAHEPPAASERLLRCSFCDFSCCHQLVLDHHVKGHGGTRLYKCSDCEYATKNKQKITWHIRIHTGEKPYKCHLCQYACADPSRLKYHMRIHKEERKYLCPECGYKCKWVNQLKYHMTKHTGIKPYQCDECEYCTNRADALRIHKETRHREARSFICEQCGKAFKTRFLLKTHLKKHSEEKPYVCNVCYRGFRWAAGLRHHYLTHTNEHPFFCRYCSYKAKQKFQVIKHLQRHHPEQGGTEGDLSKGVGKDPSTLPVHLHDAQLEIPPSKHPEVIDAQVSPHG